The following coding sequences lie in one Cryptococcus neoformans var. neoformans B-3501A chromosome 2, whole genome shotgun sequence genomic window:
- a CDS encoding hypothetical protein (Match to ESTs gb|CF189361.1|CF189361, gb|CF189362.1|CF189362; HMMPfam hit to APSES, APSES domain, score: 163.0, E(): 6.1e-46; HMMPfam hit to Ank, Ankyrin repeat, score: 77.3, E(): 3.8e-20), translated as MGKKVIASGGDNGPNTIYKATYSGVPVYEMVCRDVAVMRRRSDAYLNATQILKVAGFDKPQRTRVLEREVQKGEHEKVQGGYGKYQGTWIPIERGLALAKQYGVEDILRPIIDYVPTSVSPPPAPKHSVAPPSKARRDKEKETGRTKATPSRTGPTSAAALQAQAQLNRAKMHDSTPDADASFRSFEERVSLTPEDDSSSDTPSPVASVMTDQDMEVDKMGMHMSMPNVTLSQNMEELGAGSRKRSAAMMMEDEDQFGQLRSIRGNSAVHTPHGTPRHLGIGMPPEPIGPEQYTDIILNYFVSETSQIPSILVSPPHDFDPNAPIDDDGHTALHWACAMGRVRVVKLLLTAGASIFAGNNAEQTPLMRSVMFSNNYDMRKFPELYELLHRSTLNIDKQNRTVFHHIANLALTKGKTHAAKYYMETILARLADYPQELADVINFQDEEGETALTIAARARSRRLVKALLDHGANPKIKNRDSRSAEDYILEDERFRSSPVPAPNGGIGKASTSAAAEKPLFAPQLYFSEAARLCGGQALTDITSHMQSLARSFDAELQGKERDILQAKALLTNIHTEVTENGRSITAITNQAAPLEEKRRELEALQASLKTRVKDALKKGYIGWLEGELVREQRWENGELEGNEEEKAAVQALRDVPTGGQEVVQAEEEKLRWEIEEKRKRRAMFVEKFVRAQTEAGTSEQIAKYRKLVSAGLGGVSTNEVDELMNQLLEGLEEENDNQVYNTTAGESGPSSWVQ; from the exons ATGGGCAAGAAGGTCATCGCCTCTGGTGGGGATAATGGGCCCAATACCATCTACAAG GCCACATATAG TGGAGT GCCCGTATACGAGATGGTCTGTCGCGATGTCGCGGTTATGCGCAGACGTTCAGACGCGTACCTGAACGCGACTCAAATTCTGAAAGTAGCCGGTTTCGACAAGCCTCAGCGAACACGAGttttggagagagaagtGCAAAAGGGAGAGCATGAAAAGGTTCAGGGTGGCTACGGAAAATATCAAG GTACCTGGATTCCTATCGAGCGCGGTCTTGCTCTTGCCAAGCAATATGGTGTTGAAGACATTCTCCGACCCATCATTGACTACGTTCCTACCTCTGTATCTCCTCCCCCTGCCCCTAAACACTCTGTCGCGCCTCCTTCGAAAGCCCGCAGGgacaaggaaaaagaaaccGGTCGAACCAAGGCTACTCCTTCACGAACCGGGCCAACATCAGCAGCtgctcttcaagctcaagcaCAACTTAATCGTGCCAAGATGCATGATTCCACTCCCGACGCTGATGCTAGCTTCCGCTCTTTCGAGGAGAGAGTCAGCTTAACGCCTGAAGATGATTCGAGCAGTGATACACCGAGCCCAGTCGCGAGTGTTATGACTGACCAGGACATGGAAGTCGATAAGATGGGGATGCACATGAGCATGCCCAACGTGACACTGTCCCAAAATATGGAGGAACTGGGAGCTGGCTCAAGAAAACGTAGCGCCgcaatgatgatggaagatgaagaccAATTTGGCCAGCTCCGGTCCATCAGGGGTAATAGCGCTGTACACACTCCTCACGGTACTCCTCGACATCTTGGTATCGGTATGCCCCCGGAACCAATCGGCCCGGAGCAATACACCGATATTATCCTTAACTACTTCGTCTCTGAAACCTCGCAAATACCGTCTATCCTCGTCAGCCCTCCTCACGACTTTGATCCTAATGCTCCCATTGACGATGACGGCCACACCGCGCTTCACTGGGCTTGTGCCATGGGTCGAGTACGCGTTGTCAAGCTGCTTCTCACTGCAGGCGCGTCAATCTTTGCTGGTAATAATGCCGAACAAACTCCTCTTATGCGCAGCGTCATGTTTTCAAATAACTATGACATGCGTAAATTCCCCGAGCTTTACGAACTTCTTCACCGATCTACTCTTAATATTGACAAGCAAAATCGAACCGTTTTCCACCACATCGCCAATCTTGCCCTAACAAAAGGCAAAACTCATGCCGCCAAGTACTACATGGAGACTATCCTCGCGCGTTTGGCCGACTACCCTCAAGAACTTGCCGACGTGATCAACTttcaagatgaagaaggtgaaacTGCTTTAACTATTGCTGCGCGTGCCAGAAGCCGTCGACTGGTGAAGGCTCTGCTCGACCACGGTGCCAATCCCAAGATCAAGAACCGTGACTCCCGCTCAGCTGAAGATTATATCCTCGAGGATGAGCGATTCCGTTCATCTCCCGTTCCAGCTCCCAACGGTGGCATCGGTAAAGCTAGCACCTCTGCTGCCGCCGAAAAACCTCTCTTTGCTCCTCAGTTGTACTTCTCCGAAGCGGCCAGGTTATGTGGCGGCCAAGCATTAACCGACATCACTTCCCACATGCAGTCACTCGCACGATCTTTCGACGCTGAATTGCAAGGCAAAGAACGAGACATTCTCCAAGCCAAGGCTCTTCTTACCAACATCCATACTGAGGTTACCGAAAATGGTCGATCAATCACTGCTATCACCAATCAAGCGGCTCCCCTTGAAGAAAAACGACGTGAGCTTGAGGCTCTACAAGCATCTCTGAAGACAAGAGTAAAGGAcgctttgaagaagggttaTATCGGGTGGCTTGAGGGCGAACTGGTAAGGGAACAACGATGGGAGAACGGTGAGCTCGAGggaaatgaagaggagaaggcggctGTTCAGGCATTAAGGGATGTTCCTACCGGTGGTCAGGAGGTTGTTCAGgccgaggaggaaaagttAAGATGGgagattgaggagaagaggaagcgaaGGGCTATGTTTGTGGAAAAATTTGTCAGAGCACAGACCGAA GCTGGTACAAGTGAACAGATTGCCAAGTACAGGAAACTGGTATCCGCTGGGCTCGGAGGTGTTTCAACAAATGAAGTAGATGAGTTGATGAACCAGTTATTAGAA GGTctcgaagaggagaatgaTAATCAAGTGTACAACACAACCGCTGGAGAATCAGGTCCTTCATCATGGGTGCAGTAA
- a CDS encoding hypothetical protein (Match to ESTs gb|CF193429.1|CF193429, gb|CF193207.1|CF193207, gb|CF190833.1|CF190833; HMMPfam hit to CybS, CybS, score: 137.9, E(): 2.2e-38), with protein sequence MSFIRPSATPAFRAVGLGLGRRCLHNSRPLALGASQVKRDALVASNETGGFKYIPGGPILPGTVNDATTFPTPNKSHGSYHWAFERLLSASLIPITVGAAVSSGSAYPIMDGILAISLIVHTHIGFDACVVDYVHPRKFPVLGPITKWILRAATGLSVWGVYEFNTNDIGLTELVKRAWTA encoded by the exons ATGTCCTTCATCAGACCATCAGCAACGCCTGCTTTCCGCGCCGTGGGATTGGGTCTCGGGAGGAGGTGCTTGCACAACT CTCGACCTCTGGCTCTCGGAGCGAGCCAAGTGAAGAGGGATGCGTTGGTGGCGTCCAACGAAACAGGTGGCTTCAAGTACATTCCTGGAGGCC CCATCCTTCCCGGCACTGTCAACGACgccaccaccttccccacTCCCAACAAGTCTCACGGCTCTTACCACTGGGCGTTTGAGCGGCTCCTTTCCGCTAGTTTGATACCCATCACTGTCGGTGCCGCCGTCTCCTCGGGTAGCGCCTAC CCCATAATGGACGGTATCCTCGCCATTTCCCTCATTGTCCACACCCATATCGGTTTCGATGCTTGCGTTGTTGATTATGTCCACCCCCGAAAGTTCCCTGTCCTTGGTCCCATCACCAAGTGGATCTTGCGAGCTGCTACCGGTTTGAGTGTTTGGGGTGTCTACGAGTTCAACACCAACGACATTGGTCTTACTGAACTCGTCAAGCGGGCTTGGACTGCCTAA